From the Limanda limanda chromosome 7, fLimLim1.1, whole genome shotgun sequence genome, the window TAAACCTGCCAGACATCATAAACATCATCACTTAGTTTTAATACATCTACCTAAAATTCACCTTACTGAGATAAAAGCAATTATAATATTCATTTTTGAGATATTTCGTACACTGCAATAACATTCTTTACCACATTTTTCCTCATCTGTCACTGTTATTCTTGTTCTTTGCCATTCACATATGTCAGGGTTCACCAttaatatgatgatgatgatgcatctTTTTAAAAGACTGCGTAAAGATGTGTCTGTGTTatattccaaaaatatagcCTATGTTTTAGATATGTCAGGCAGCCGAGGGCTGCAGTATGTCGTTATCGAGGGaagtttaaaattaaaaagataaCTGTTAGAGGGAAGACGGGTGAAGGAAGAAGAGTCCTCACAAAAGAAACCAGGTGGATTCTGGGTCTTTGAAGGAACCACGAGTCTCAGGCAGGGAAAACCTCTGGAAGTCACAAGTGAGGAGACTAAAGGTTTCCTGGGGAGATTCCTAAAGGTGAAGTGCCGTCTGCTAGAAAAAAGTGCTTCTCTtgaggaaaagtaaaaaaaaaaaaaacaacaaagccaGCATGATGATACAACCATGTCAACCatctcacacactttcacatttcttcctgttttttttcaaagtgtgtgtgggtctctgtgtTTGGCAGCAACCAGAGGAGGCAGTTCCTCGGTTTTTTTCATTTAGTGAACTATTCCCATTGAACCTGACCTGACTCTAGGAGCACATCAGTTGTTTAAGAGAATAATTAGGTCTTCTATCAAATTGGCACTTTTGTGTTTAAGAGGAGGATTTTAGAGCAAAGGTTCAATCGTTGGCTTGATTTCTATCTCACTTCATTCCTTCACTGATCTCTTCCTATCTGTACTCATCATGACAGCGGGTGGTTCAAAAGTCAAGAGGAGACACATTCTACAATGTTCTTAcatttggaaaagaaaaataaagtaaaactaaaTATCCACTTCAAACTATATTTTTTCTGGGTCACAACAAGACAGACAATCTTCACTAAAAAAtatctttgactttttttaattatacatGATAAAGTATGCAGTACCATGCCTTTTGGCCTACTGATCCTGCCCTCTATACTACTAAATAGGGGATGGAAGGGGGATAAAAGTTGAGGTAAATGGGAATTAAAAAAGAAGGGTTAATACGTCGTTATAACTATAGGATAAGGGGGGGGAAAAGCCCAAATAAAAGCTGCTTCGTCTTCTTTTCTCACCTTTTCATTTTTTGCTCAAAGGGGTTTCACTTCCTTTTAAGGCTCAATCAAAAGCTTCTGTGCACTTTCATTTAAGGCTTCtaagtgttcatttgtttgtttattaattcaaaTTCTCCAACTTTTCAATCAGGCCTTGTGAAGCGCCACACCCAAAATATCCATGCTGAGCTGGGCTGAGCTGGGCTGAGGCAGGCACGGAGGCCGTCATGGCTGCGCAGCCGAGGGCCGGCTCTCTCTCACTGGAAAGCCTGGTGGAAGCGAGGCAGTGTGGTGGTACTAAGGCTGGAGCTGAACATTGGGGGGAGGGGGTGCATGGGTCCGAGGCCCAGACCCCCACTGGAGCTCTGCTGCTCCTGAGGTTGCGGTTGCAAAGAGGTAAGAGGTGCTGCCGCATGGGGCTCGGCAGCGtgcagagatgaggaggaggagcaggaagaagaggaggaggtcgcAGATGAGGTGTAGCCCATTACCAGCCCTCCCGTGTTCATGGGGGCGTTGTATGGGGGCAGGTTGAGGGGCAGGAACCCCAGCAGATGGGAGAAGTCCATGTTAGCAGCACATAGAGACTCAGCGATCATCGCAGGACTCTTGGACAGGAGGTGATCCCCGCAAAGCTCATCCGTCAGGCCCGAGGTGGGCTCCAGTCCGTCCTTGGGGGGCGAGGCAGCAGCGTGGGGCTCTACAGAGGAAACCGAACATGGCAAGCCACTCTGCAGATCCATGAGGAAGCTCTCCATCTCCACTTTCAAGGGCTTGTCCAGCAGGTATGAGGTAGATCCCAGCTGGTATTTGTGGGCTGGCTGgggctggtgctgctgctggggagCCGGAGACTGGTGGTGGGTAGGCAGTGGAGGGgaatggtggtggtggtgatggtggtgatgatggtgatggtgatgggaGAGTGGGTGAAGAGGTCCAGGGGATTCCATGTGGCAGCCCATGCCCATAGTTGCAGACAAGGAACTGGGCATTAGGGACGGGTGTGGGTGACCCACCCCCGGATTAGACATTGCTGGTAGATGGTGGGGGTTGTACATGCCCATTGGAAAGTGGGCCCCACTGGGGAAAGGTTTGCCCATCATTGGATCTTTGTTGGGACCCATGCCGCACATCATTGGACTGAGCTCCTCCTTCACAGAGCAGGGCGGGGATCCGGAAGCTAAAAGACCTAACATGTCCGGGGGCTCTGTCTTGATCTTCAGCAGCTCCTGCGAGTGGCTCTTCTTCACATGGCGTGTCAGGTGGTCCTTCCTGCCAAAGCGCTGGGCACAGTACTGGCACAGGAAGTCCTTGCGGCCTGTGTGGACCACCATGTGCCGTCTCACATCCTTCCTTGTGTAGAAGCGACGGTCACAGTGGTCACACGGGTGTTTTTTCTCCTTGGTGCCACCTGACGACTTCCCGGAGTGGCTCTTCAGGTGCTCCAGGAGAACAGGAGTACTCTCGTAGCTCTGCATGCACACTTTGCAGGTGAGATCCCCTGCCGTGGCAGAGTGCATGGCCATATGACGCTTGTATCCCAACTTGGTGTTGTAGTGCTTCCCACACTCCTCACACTTGAAGGCCTCCTTGTTGGGGTCATGGGTCTGCAGGTGGTTTTTCAGGTGGTCTTTGCGGTGAAACATTTTCTCACAGAATGAGCACTGATGGGTCTTCTGTGGAGAGTGTGTGGCCATATGCCTGCGAAGGAGCAAAACAGAGACTGAATGATAAAGAAGCTTTCGGACATGTAACATTTCTTAATGCTCCCTAAAGACTTCCTTCAACTGAACCACTTGTTTTCCATTTATCAAACCCTATCGTGTTTCATAGTCCGGACCCCAACAGTAGCTTAGTTACAAAAACGTATCAGTATTggcatgttgtttgtgttgccaCCTGATGGATATACTGTAAGACCAATAGTCAGCTTTgtctttggtctccaccaactgcttgagggaaatatctggctCTAAATGCTACACTGTGTTCACTAGCGTGTCGCTAACTGCTGTTTGGATCAGAGCTAACAGGTGAATGGTCAGTTTGCCTGAGCCAATTcactgaaaacagctgcctgctgcCTCTGAAAATGGTGCCAATGATGCTAATAAAGTTGTTGGTTGTTAagcaatgagctgaaagacactgttttcagacatgacctcacAATtggctctggactttctccagagtttgcctgTAACAGCTCCCTAACCCGAACCCataaacaacacagcaggagattcagaCAACAATACAGACATGTCgaagcgttcaggtgaggggtcgCGCAgcctgcaggaggcaggaggtaaTGTATTATTCCACTGTGGAGATCAAGTGTTTTTCGTTAGCAGTGCATCAGCACTAGTGTCGGCCCTTAAACTCTCTTAATTCTAAGACTTAGTTTCCTTTTTGCGttttagaaacgtcatcaacagaCCCAGATCAATAAATCCTGCTAAGGATCTCCTGCTATGTTCTTACATGGGCTCATTCAGGCATTATCCAGACTTTTTACAAGGGGGTTGGTTGGAGTAACCCTGGAGCCCGGCGAATGTCCGTCTATTatcaggagttcagtgcatgtctgaaaacatcttaACAGTATTGAGCAGAACTGCAGTGTGGTTTCTGAGGCTTTATAACTACCATCAATCCCTTTCCTGTAGTGATCTAGTtgttagtaaaaaaaaattctgattaTACTAGAAATTCTTGAGGTTAACTCTAGCCCTCCAActcaaaataattattatttcctTTCTGAAATGACTAAATCTGGATTGCGAGAAAGCATCTTTGCATCACACTGTATTTCAAAGGATGTGACCTGATCAATGTGATGGAGGCTTAATACCTGAAGAGTTTGTATTTGGAGCTGAAGGCCTTGGGACAGTGTGGATGCGAGCAGCGGAAGGGTTTCTCTCCCGTGTGACTCAGGGCGTGGACCCGCAGCTTCTCCTCTGAGGCCAGCAGAGCCCCGCACACCAAACACTCGTTCTCGCTCGCTCTCCCTATCTCTTCGCCCACTcgtcccctctccctctctctctctttccccctctctcgctctctctctgtccgtggCAGCGGGGCGGCGCTCCCAAACAGTTTGACGGCAGTCCGTCGTCCCTCTTCCTCCAGCGTCAGTGCGGTAATACGGTGTGAGGCATCGGCGGCAGCAGCTGCCATGGCAGCCCTAGAGTGCCGCTGCCATGAAAACTCACTTGTGGCTCCCCTGCCTCACGGGCTCAACGTGGGAAGTTGTGGGGGTTTGTGGGAAAAGAAGGCGTCTGACAGCTCACAGGAAGGGCTGAAGATCAAGCAGTAACATGGAGGTAAGCCAAAATCTGTGATGAGATAGAGGGAACACTCTTTGACACTTATTGTTTTCAAGCGTGCAACATCGTAATACTTTAAAGCCTAAGTTTTACCTCTTATAATTCTACTTGTCTTTCTTTTGTCTCTGCACTTCCCTTCGCTCACTATGCGTcagtctctcctctccttctctctcctcttgtcttctctcctcctcacccagTCCCAACAGCTATGGTTGGGGGTGAGTGGGAAATACAGCTCTGCATCTTTATTGTCCTGTGAGGAGAGAGCACACACGACGAACACAAGGTTAAAAGTGACTCCAGTTTCCCACTGGATTACAGCTTTTAAATGATAGTGTAATAGATTATTGTGGAGGAATCAAAACCTCAGAatccacacacaaaaaaatccaaCCTCCCCAGCCCTTAATTCAACATGCTTAGCCTGAATCATAATTCCACCTCAAAAGCAGATGTCCTCTGAGCTCACTAGGGGGAGCCGGACGACAGTCTGACGGACGTGGAAAAACAGTTTTGTGAATGATGACTCTCACTCACAGTCACAGCACAGTACGTCTGTTTGTATAACAGTATGCAAAGACTCAATGTAATTACACAGCCTTATCTCTCATTATGTGTGTCTTCAGATGACACTGCTGTGCACAAatgcagatttgtgtgtgtgtgtgtgtgtgtgtgtgtgtttgtgtgtgtgtgcacatgtatgtACTTGTTATGAAACTGGATATGGCTCCTGAAAtcctgaggaaaacacacacaagcctcaGGGAAGAGAGAGGGTTGTGTCGGGGGTTGAACAGTGTTTTGACACAAACTCAGACTTCCTAGAACTAGCACTACCTGTCACTCTGAATACAACAAATTCCTGACAACAGCAGTGAAAACTGACGCAAACAAACCACAGAGTCACAAGAAAACACACGCACGGCGTAACTGAAAACTGTGTTGAGGCAGTTACTGTTgctgtttattcaaatgaaCCCCACACACTCATGTTTCTGaactctctccccctctcatcTCTGCGTTCCCTTATTTACCCTCAGTGACCTCTGCGACCCCTGCTAGCTAACACACCAGCTAAGTCCAAGGTTGAGCTGACACAACACTGATCGCCATGTCAGCCGTGCTCCCAGCGTCAGTCACGTGAAATGAGTACCATAAACACATGTGGGCATATGTGAcagaatgcaaacacacacacacacacacacacacacacacacacacacacacacacacacacacacacacacacacacacacacacacacacacacacacacacacacacacgcacgcacacacaaacacagacacacacacacacacacacacacacacacacacacacacacacacacacacagcgctgtAATGGCATCCTTTCTGTGTGAGAGGTCAATGAGTTAAGAAAGACAGCAAATACGCTGGAATCTGCTCTTTGCAGATGCTTGTTATTTTCACATGTTTACATATTGATACTGTAAGCTGTAGGTGTGAACACATGTGTCTACATGTTGGTAAGTGCGGCTCAAAAATAGACATATgagcgttgtgtgtgtggtcatgtaAAGGATTTCTACACAAGATAGACTTGCGTGCCGATGGCTCACGCATGTCTTTCAGTGTCCATGTGCATACATGTGTTTTTGATCCCACAACGTGTGTCGTTACAGCGGCGGTTAAGAGGACCTGACACCTGTAGCGTAGTGAAA encodes:
- the plagl2 gene encoding zinc finger protein PLAGL2, which produces MAAAAADASHRITALTLEEEGRRTAVKLFGSAAPLPRTERERERGKERERERGRVGEEIGRASENECLVCGALLASEEKLRVHALSHTGEKPFRCSHPHCPKAFSSKYKLFRHMATHSPQKTHQCSFCEKMFHRKDHLKNHLQTHDPNKEAFKCEECGKHYNTKLGYKRHMAMHSATAGDLTCKVCMQSYESTPVLLEHLKSHSGKSSGGTKEKKHPCDHCDRRFYTRKDVRRHMVVHTGRKDFLCQYCAQRFGRKDHLTRHVKKSHSQELLKIKTEPPDMLGLLASGSPPCSVKEELSPMMCGMGPNKDPMMGKPFPSGAHFPMGMYNPHHLPAMSNPGVGHPHPSLMPSSLSATMGMGCHMESPGPLHPLSHHHHHHHHHHHHHHSPPLPTHHQSPAPQQQHQPQPAHKYQLGSTSYLLDKPLKVEMESFLMDLQSGLPCSVSSVEPHAAASPPKDGLEPTSGLTDELCGDHLLSKSPAMIAESLCAANMDFSHLLGFLPLNLPPYNAPMNTGGLVMGYTSSATSSSSSCSSSSSLHAAEPHAAAPLTSLQPQPQEQQSSSGGLGLGPMHPLPPMFSSSLSTTTLPRFHQAFQ